The following coding sequences are from one Motacilla alba alba isolate MOTALB_02 chromosome 4, Motacilla_alba_V1.0_pri, whole genome shotgun sequence window:
- the NDNF gene encoding protein NDNF isoform X5 yields the protein MLLLRCPLPLLLLLLLPLDSRPQKLPTRDEELFQMQIRDKAFFHDSSVIPDGAEISSYLFRDTPKRYFFVVEEDNTPLAVTVTPCDAPLEWKLSVQELPEEASGEGSGDPEPLEQQKQQITNEEGTELFSYKGNDVEYFVSSSSPSGLYQLDLLSTEKDTHFKVYATTTPESDQPYPELPYDPRIDVTSLGRTTVTLAWKPSPTASLLRQPIQYCIVINKEHNFKSLCAVEAKLSSDDAFMMAPKPGLDFSPFDFAHFGFPADSNSGKERGFLKSSKFGRQTPPKPRVDLHKVCIGNKNIFTVSDLKPDTQYYFDMFAVNTNTNMSTAYVGTFARTKEEAKQKTVELKDGKVTDVFIKRKGAKFLRFAPVSSHQKVTFSIHSCLDAVQIQVRRDGKLLLSQSVEGVRQFQLRGKAKAKYLIRLKGSKKGASMLKILATTRPNKQSFPSLPEDTRIKAFDKLRTCSSVTVAWLGTQERNKFCIYKREVDDNYNEEQKKREQNQCLGPDTRKKSEKVLCKYFHSQNIQKAVTTETIRGLQPGKSYLLDVYVIGHGGHSVKYQSKLVKTRKFC from the exons ATGCTCCTGCTGCGCTGCCCGCTgccactcctgctgctgctgctgctgccactcgACTCCAGGCCCCAGAAGCTGCCCACCAGGGATGAGGAGCTCTTCCAGATGCAGATTCGGGACAAGGCATTCTTCCACGACTCGTCAGTCATCCCCGACGGAGCTGAAATCAGCAGCTACCTCTTCCGAGACACCCCCAAAAG GTATTTCTTCGTGGTTGAAGAGGACAACACTCCCTtagcagtgacagtgacaccgTGCGATGCCCCTCTGGAGTGGAAACTGAGTGTGCAGGAGCTCCCAGAGGAAGCCAGTGGGGAAGGATCAG GTGACCCAGAGCCCCTTGAGCAACAGAAACAGCAGATTACCAACGAGGAAGGCACAGAGCTCTTCTCCTACAAAGGCAACGACGTGGAGTACTTTGTGTCCTCTAGTTCCCCCTCTGGGCTGTACCAGCTGGATCTGCTGTCGACAGAGAAAGACACCCATTTTAAAGTGTATGCGACCACGACTCCGGAGTCGGACCAGCCTTATCCTGAGTTACCTTACGATCCCAGAATCGATGTCACCTCTCTGGGACGTACAACGGTGACGTTGGCATGGAAACCGAGCCCCACGGCCTCCTTACTGAGACAGCCCATCCAGTACTGCATAGTCATCAACAAAGAGCACAACTTCAAAAGCCTCTGTGCTGTTGAAGCCAAGCTCAGCTCTGATGATGCCTTCATGATGGCTCCAAAGCCAGGTCTGGATTTCAGTCCCTTTGACTTTGCCCATTTTGGCTTCCCTGCAGACAGCAACTCTGGCAAAGAACGTGGTTTCCTAAAATCGTCCAAGTTTGGGCGGCAAACGCCCCCAAAGCCGAGAGTTGACCTGCATAAAGTTTGTATTGGGAACAAGAACATCTTCACCGTGTCTGACCTGAAGCCAGACACGCAGTACTACTTTGACATGTTTGCAGTGAACACCAACACCAACATGAGCACCGCCTATGTCGGCACCTTTGCCAGGACCAAGGAGGAGGCGAAGCAGAAAACAGTTGAGCTGAAGGATGGCAAAGTTACAGATGTGTTCATTAAAAGAAAGGGAGCCAAATTTCTACGTTTTGCCCCTGTTTCATCTCACCAAAAAGTCACCTTTTCCATTCATTCCTGCCTGGATGCTGTTCAGATCCAAGTTAGGAGGGATGGAAAACTCCTCTTGTCTCAAAGCGTGGAGGGCGTGCGGCAGTTCCAGCTCCGggggaaagcaaaagctaaaTACCTTATTAGGCTGAAGGGCAGCAAGAAAGGCGCTTCCATGCTGAAGATCCTGGCTACAACCAGGCCTAACAAGCAGTcgttcccttcccttcccgaAGACACGCGGATCAAAGCCTTTGACAAGCTCCGCACGTGTTCCTCGGTCACCGTGGCATGGCTGGGCACGCAGGAGAGGAACAAATTCTGCATCTACAAGAGGGAAGTGGATGACAATTACAAcgaagagcagaagaaaagagagcagaacCAGTGCTTGGGTCCAGACACGAGGAAGAAGTCGGAAAAGGTTCTGTGTAAATACTTCCACAGCCAGAACATCCAGAAAGCAGTGACCACAGAGACAATCAGAGGCCTGCAGCCTGGCAAGTCCTACCTGCTGGATGTTTACGTGATAGGGCACGGCGGGCACTCGGTGAAATACCAGAGCAAACTGGTGAAGACCAGGAAGTTCTGTTAG
- the NDNF gene encoding protein NDNF isoform X3: MLYFTRMLLLRCPLPLLLLLLLPLDSRPQKLPTRDEELFQMQIRDKAFFHDSSVIPDGAEISSYLFRDTPKRYFFVVEEDNTPLAVTVTPCDAPLEWKLSVQELPEEASGEGSGDPEPLEQQKQQITNEEGTELFSYKGNDVEYFVSSSSPSGLYQLDLLSTEKDTHFKVYATTTPESDQPYPELPYDPRIDVTSLGRTTVTLAWKPSPTASLLRQPIQYCIVINKEHNFKSLCAVEAKLSSDDAFMMAPKPGLDFSPFDFAHFGFPADSNSGKERGFLKSSKFGRQTPPKPRVDLHKVCIGNKNIFTVSDLKPDTQYYFDMFAVNTNTNMSTAYVGTFARTKEEAKQKTVELKDGKVTDVFIKRKGAKFLRFAPVSSHQKVTFSIHSCLDAVQIQVRRDGKLLLSQSVEGVRQFQLRGKAKAKYLIRLKGSKKGASMLKILATTRPNKQSFPSLPEDTRIKAFDKLRTCSSVTVAWLGTQERNKFCIYKREVDDNYNEEQKKREQNQCLGPDTRKKSEKVLCKYFHSQNIQKAVTTETIRGLQPGKSYLLDVYVIGHGGHSVKYQSKLVKTRKFC; this comes from the exons GATGCTCCTGCTGCGCTGCCCGCTgccactcctgctgctgctgctgctgccactcgACTCCAGGCCCCAGAAGCTGCCCACCAGGGATGAGGAGCTCTTCCAGATGCAGATTCGGGACAAGGCATTCTTCCACGACTCGTCAGTCATCCCCGACGGAGCTGAAATCAGCAGCTACCTCTTCCGAGACACCCCCAAAAG GTATTTCTTCGTGGTTGAAGAGGACAACACTCCCTtagcagtgacagtgacaccgTGCGATGCCCCTCTGGAGTGGAAACTGAGTGTGCAGGAGCTCCCAGAGGAAGCCAGTGGGGAAGGATCAG GTGACCCAGAGCCCCTTGAGCAACAGAAACAGCAGATTACCAACGAGGAAGGCACAGAGCTCTTCTCCTACAAAGGCAACGACGTGGAGTACTTTGTGTCCTCTAGTTCCCCCTCTGGGCTGTACCAGCTGGATCTGCTGTCGACAGAGAAAGACACCCATTTTAAAGTGTATGCGACCACGACTCCGGAGTCGGACCAGCCTTATCCTGAGTTACCTTACGATCCCAGAATCGATGTCACCTCTCTGGGACGTACAACGGTGACGTTGGCATGGAAACCGAGCCCCACGGCCTCCTTACTGAGACAGCCCATCCAGTACTGCATAGTCATCAACAAAGAGCACAACTTCAAAAGCCTCTGTGCTGTTGAAGCCAAGCTCAGCTCTGATGATGCCTTCATGATGGCTCCAAAGCCAGGTCTGGATTTCAGTCCCTTTGACTTTGCCCATTTTGGCTTCCCTGCAGACAGCAACTCTGGCAAAGAACGTGGTTTCCTAAAATCGTCCAAGTTTGGGCGGCAAACGCCCCCAAAGCCGAGAGTTGACCTGCATAAAGTTTGTATTGGGAACAAGAACATCTTCACCGTGTCTGACCTGAAGCCAGACACGCAGTACTACTTTGACATGTTTGCAGTGAACACCAACACCAACATGAGCACCGCCTATGTCGGCACCTTTGCCAGGACCAAGGAGGAGGCGAAGCAGAAAACAGTTGAGCTGAAGGATGGCAAAGTTACAGATGTGTTCATTAAAAGAAAGGGAGCCAAATTTCTACGTTTTGCCCCTGTTTCATCTCACCAAAAAGTCACCTTTTCCATTCATTCCTGCCTGGATGCTGTTCAGATCCAAGTTAGGAGGGATGGAAAACTCCTCTTGTCTCAAAGCGTGGAGGGCGTGCGGCAGTTCCAGCTCCGggggaaagcaaaagctaaaTACCTTATTAGGCTGAAGGGCAGCAAGAAAGGCGCTTCCATGCTGAAGATCCTGGCTACAACCAGGCCTAACAAGCAGTcgttcccttcccttcccgaAGACACGCGGATCAAAGCCTTTGACAAGCTCCGCACGTGTTCCTCGGTCACCGTGGCATGGCTGGGCACGCAGGAGAGGAACAAATTCTGCATCTACAAGAGGGAAGTGGATGACAATTACAAcgaagagcagaagaaaagagagcagaacCAGTGCTTGGGTCCAGACACGAGGAAGAAGTCGGAAAAGGTTCTGTGTAAATACTTCCACAGCCAGAACATCCAGAAAGCAGTGACCACAGAGACAATCAGAGGCCTGCAGCCTGGCAAGTCCTACCTGCTGGATGTTTACGTGATAGGGCACGGCGGGCACTCGGTGAAATACCAGAGCAAACTGGTGAAGACCAGGAAGTTCTGTTAG
- the NDNF gene encoding protein NDNF isoform X2: MLPGETSAPSRIPPSPSRMLLLRCPLPLLLLLLLPLDSRPQKLPTRDEELFQMQIRDKAFFHDSSVIPDGAEISSYLFRDTPKRYFFVVEEDNTPLAVTVTPCDAPLEWKLSVQELPEEASGEGSGDPEPLEQQKQQITNEEGTELFSYKGNDVEYFVSSSSPSGLYQLDLLSTEKDTHFKVYATTTPESDQPYPELPYDPRIDVTSLGRTTVTLAWKPSPTASLLRQPIQYCIVINKEHNFKSLCAVEAKLSSDDAFMMAPKPGLDFSPFDFAHFGFPADSNSGKERGFLKSSKFGRQTPPKPRVDLHKVCIGNKNIFTVSDLKPDTQYYFDMFAVNTNTNMSTAYVGTFARTKEEAKQKTVELKDGKVTDVFIKRKGAKFLRFAPVSSHQKVTFSIHSCLDAVQIQVRRDGKLLLSQSVEGVRQFQLRGKAKAKYLIRLKGSKKGASMLKILATTRPNKQSFPSLPEDTRIKAFDKLRTCSSVTVAWLGTQERNKFCIYKREVDDNYNEEQKKREQNQCLGPDTRKKSEKVLCKYFHSQNIQKAVTTETIRGLQPGKSYLLDVYVIGHGGHSVKYQSKLVKTRKFC; encoded by the exons GATGCTCCTGCTGCGCTGCCCGCTgccactcctgctgctgctgctgctgccactcgACTCCAGGCCCCAGAAGCTGCCCACCAGGGATGAGGAGCTCTTCCAGATGCAGATTCGGGACAAGGCATTCTTCCACGACTCGTCAGTCATCCCCGACGGAGCTGAAATCAGCAGCTACCTCTTCCGAGACACCCCCAAAAG GTATTTCTTCGTGGTTGAAGAGGACAACACTCCCTtagcagtgacagtgacaccgTGCGATGCCCCTCTGGAGTGGAAACTGAGTGTGCAGGAGCTCCCAGAGGAAGCCAGTGGGGAAGGATCAG GTGACCCAGAGCCCCTTGAGCAACAGAAACAGCAGATTACCAACGAGGAAGGCACAGAGCTCTTCTCCTACAAAGGCAACGACGTGGAGTACTTTGTGTCCTCTAGTTCCCCCTCTGGGCTGTACCAGCTGGATCTGCTGTCGACAGAGAAAGACACCCATTTTAAAGTGTATGCGACCACGACTCCGGAGTCGGACCAGCCTTATCCTGAGTTACCTTACGATCCCAGAATCGATGTCACCTCTCTGGGACGTACAACGGTGACGTTGGCATGGAAACCGAGCCCCACGGCCTCCTTACTGAGACAGCCCATCCAGTACTGCATAGTCATCAACAAAGAGCACAACTTCAAAAGCCTCTGTGCTGTTGAAGCCAAGCTCAGCTCTGATGATGCCTTCATGATGGCTCCAAAGCCAGGTCTGGATTTCAGTCCCTTTGACTTTGCCCATTTTGGCTTCCCTGCAGACAGCAACTCTGGCAAAGAACGTGGTTTCCTAAAATCGTCCAAGTTTGGGCGGCAAACGCCCCCAAAGCCGAGAGTTGACCTGCATAAAGTTTGTATTGGGAACAAGAACATCTTCACCGTGTCTGACCTGAAGCCAGACACGCAGTACTACTTTGACATGTTTGCAGTGAACACCAACACCAACATGAGCACCGCCTATGTCGGCACCTTTGCCAGGACCAAGGAGGAGGCGAAGCAGAAAACAGTTGAGCTGAAGGATGGCAAAGTTACAGATGTGTTCATTAAAAGAAAGGGAGCCAAATTTCTACGTTTTGCCCCTGTTTCATCTCACCAAAAAGTCACCTTTTCCATTCATTCCTGCCTGGATGCTGTTCAGATCCAAGTTAGGAGGGATGGAAAACTCCTCTTGTCTCAAAGCGTGGAGGGCGTGCGGCAGTTCCAGCTCCGggggaaagcaaaagctaaaTACCTTATTAGGCTGAAGGGCAGCAAGAAAGGCGCTTCCATGCTGAAGATCCTGGCTACAACCAGGCCTAACAAGCAGTcgttcccttcccttcccgaAGACACGCGGATCAAAGCCTTTGACAAGCTCCGCACGTGTTCCTCGGTCACCGTGGCATGGCTGGGCACGCAGGAGAGGAACAAATTCTGCATCTACAAGAGGGAAGTGGATGACAATTACAAcgaagagcagaagaaaagagagcagaacCAGTGCTTGGGTCCAGACACGAGGAAGAAGTCGGAAAAGGTTCTGTGTAAATACTTCCACAGCCAGAACATCCAGAAAGCAGTGACCACAGAGACAATCAGAGGCCTGCAGCCTGGCAAGTCCTACCTGCTGGATGTTTACGTGATAGGGCACGGCGGGCACTCGGTGAAATACCAGAGCAAACTGGTGAAGACCAGGAAGTTCTGTTAG
- the NDNF gene encoding protein NDNF isoform X1, with protein sequence MCLSYQRGAALPAQSISPWALPLHPGRMLLLRCPLPLLLLLLLPLDSRPQKLPTRDEELFQMQIRDKAFFHDSSVIPDGAEISSYLFRDTPKRYFFVVEEDNTPLAVTVTPCDAPLEWKLSVQELPEEASGEGSGDPEPLEQQKQQITNEEGTELFSYKGNDVEYFVSSSSPSGLYQLDLLSTEKDTHFKVYATTTPESDQPYPELPYDPRIDVTSLGRTTVTLAWKPSPTASLLRQPIQYCIVINKEHNFKSLCAVEAKLSSDDAFMMAPKPGLDFSPFDFAHFGFPADSNSGKERGFLKSSKFGRQTPPKPRVDLHKVCIGNKNIFTVSDLKPDTQYYFDMFAVNTNTNMSTAYVGTFARTKEEAKQKTVELKDGKVTDVFIKRKGAKFLRFAPVSSHQKVTFSIHSCLDAVQIQVRRDGKLLLSQSVEGVRQFQLRGKAKAKYLIRLKGSKKGASMLKILATTRPNKQSFPSLPEDTRIKAFDKLRTCSSVTVAWLGTQERNKFCIYKREVDDNYNEEQKKREQNQCLGPDTRKKSEKVLCKYFHSQNIQKAVTTETIRGLQPGKSYLLDVYVIGHGGHSVKYQSKLVKTRKFC encoded by the exons ATGTGCCTGAGTTACCAGAGGGGAGCAGCACTTCCTGCACAGAGCATCTCGCCGTGGGCTCTGCCCTTGCACCCAGGCAG GATGCTCCTGCTGCGCTGCCCGCTgccactcctgctgctgctgctgctgccactcgACTCCAGGCCCCAGAAGCTGCCCACCAGGGATGAGGAGCTCTTCCAGATGCAGATTCGGGACAAGGCATTCTTCCACGACTCGTCAGTCATCCCCGACGGAGCTGAAATCAGCAGCTACCTCTTCCGAGACACCCCCAAAAG GTATTTCTTCGTGGTTGAAGAGGACAACACTCCCTtagcagtgacagtgacaccgTGCGATGCCCCTCTGGAGTGGAAACTGAGTGTGCAGGAGCTCCCAGAGGAAGCCAGTGGGGAAGGATCAG GTGACCCAGAGCCCCTTGAGCAACAGAAACAGCAGATTACCAACGAGGAAGGCACAGAGCTCTTCTCCTACAAAGGCAACGACGTGGAGTACTTTGTGTCCTCTAGTTCCCCCTCTGGGCTGTACCAGCTGGATCTGCTGTCGACAGAGAAAGACACCCATTTTAAAGTGTATGCGACCACGACTCCGGAGTCGGACCAGCCTTATCCTGAGTTACCTTACGATCCCAGAATCGATGTCACCTCTCTGGGACGTACAACGGTGACGTTGGCATGGAAACCGAGCCCCACGGCCTCCTTACTGAGACAGCCCATCCAGTACTGCATAGTCATCAACAAAGAGCACAACTTCAAAAGCCTCTGTGCTGTTGAAGCCAAGCTCAGCTCTGATGATGCCTTCATGATGGCTCCAAAGCCAGGTCTGGATTTCAGTCCCTTTGACTTTGCCCATTTTGGCTTCCCTGCAGACAGCAACTCTGGCAAAGAACGTGGTTTCCTAAAATCGTCCAAGTTTGGGCGGCAAACGCCCCCAAAGCCGAGAGTTGACCTGCATAAAGTTTGTATTGGGAACAAGAACATCTTCACCGTGTCTGACCTGAAGCCAGACACGCAGTACTACTTTGACATGTTTGCAGTGAACACCAACACCAACATGAGCACCGCCTATGTCGGCACCTTTGCCAGGACCAAGGAGGAGGCGAAGCAGAAAACAGTTGAGCTGAAGGATGGCAAAGTTACAGATGTGTTCATTAAAAGAAAGGGAGCCAAATTTCTACGTTTTGCCCCTGTTTCATCTCACCAAAAAGTCACCTTTTCCATTCATTCCTGCCTGGATGCTGTTCAGATCCAAGTTAGGAGGGATGGAAAACTCCTCTTGTCTCAAAGCGTGGAGGGCGTGCGGCAGTTCCAGCTCCGggggaaagcaaaagctaaaTACCTTATTAGGCTGAAGGGCAGCAAGAAAGGCGCTTCCATGCTGAAGATCCTGGCTACAACCAGGCCTAACAAGCAGTcgttcccttcccttcccgaAGACACGCGGATCAAAGCCTTTGACAAGCTCCGCACGTGTTCCTCGGTCACCGTGGCATGGCTGGGCACGCAGGAGAGGAACAAATTCTGCATCTACAAGAGGGAAGTGGATGACAATTACAAcgaagagcagaagaaaagagagcagaacCAGTGCTTGGGTCCAGACACGAGGAAGAAGTCGGAAAAGGTTCTGTGTAAATACTTCCACAGCCAGAACATCCAGAAAGCAGTGACCACAGAGACAATCAGAGGCCTGCAGCCTGGCAAGTCCTACCTGCTGGATGTTTACGTGATAGGGCACGGCGGGCACTCGGTGAAATACCAGAGCAAACTGGTGAAGACCAGGAAGTTCTGTTAG
- the NDNF gene encoding protein NDNF isoform X4, which translates to MMLLLRCPLPLLLLLLLPLDSRPQKLPTRDEELFQMQIRDKAFFHDSSVIPDGAEISSYLFRDTPKRYFFVVEEDNTPLAVTVTPCDAPLEWKLSVQELPEEASGEGSGDPEPLEQQKQQITNEEGTELFSYKGNDVEYFVSSSSPSGLYQLDLLSTEKDTHFKVYATTTPESDQPYPELPYDPRIDVTSLGRTTVTLAWKPSPTASLLRQPIQYCIVINKEHNFKSLCAVEAKLSSDDAFMMAPKPGLDFSPFDFAHFGFPADSNSGKERGFLKSSKFGRQTPPKPRVDLHKVCIGNKNIFTVSDLKPDTQYYFDMFAVNTNTNMSTAYVGTFARTKEEAKQKTVELKDGKVTDVFIKRKGAKFLRFAPVSSHQKVTFSIHSCLDAVQIQVRRDGKLLLSQSVEGVRQFQLRGKAKAKYLIRLKGSKKGASMLKILATTRPNKQSFPSLPEDTRIKAFDKLRTCSSVTVAWLGTQERNKFCIYKREVDDNYNEEQKKREQNQCLGPDTRKKSEKVLCKYFHSQNIQKAVTTETIRGLQPGKSYLLDVYVIGHGGHSVKYQSKLVKTRKFC; encoded by the exons GATGCTCCTGCTGCGCTGCCCGCTgccactcctgctgctgctgctgctgccactcgACTCCAGGCCCCAGAAGCTGCCCACCAGGGATGAGGAGCTCTTCCAGATGCAGATTCGGGACAAGGCATTCTTCCACGACTCGTCAGTCATCCCCGACGGAGCTGAAATCAGCAGCTACCTCTTCCGAGACACCCCCAAAAG GTATTTCTTCGTGGTTGAAGAGGACAACACTCCCTtagcagtgacagtgacaccgTGCGATGCCCCTCTGGAGTGGAAACTGAGTGTGCAGGAGCTCCCAGAGGAAGCCAGTGGGGAAGGATCAG GTGACCCAGAGCCCCTTGAGCAACAGAAACAGCAGATTACCAACGAGGAAGGCACAGAGCTCTTCTCCTACAAAGGCAACGACGTGGAGTACTTTGTGTCCTCTAGTTCCCCCTCTGGGCTGTACCAGCTGGATCTGCTGTCGACAGAGAAAGACACCCATTTTAAAGTGTATGCGACCACGACTCCGGAGTCGGACCAGCCTTATCCTGAGTTACCTTACGATCCCAGAATCGATGTCACCTCTCTGGGACGTACAACGGTGACGTTGGCATGGAAACCGAGCCCCACGGCCTCCTTACTGAGACAGCCCATCCAGTACTGCATAGTCATCAACAAAGAGCACAACTTCAAAAGCCTCTGTGCTGTTGAAGCCAAGCTCAGCTCTGATGATGCCTTCATGATGGCTCCAAAGCCAGGTCTGGATTTCAGTCCCTTTGACTTTGCCCATTTTGGCTTCCCTGCAGACAGCAACTCTGGCAAAGAACGTGGTTTCCTAAAATCGTCCAAGTTTGGGCGGCAAACGCCCCCAAAGCCGAGAGTTGACCTGCATAAAGTTTGTATTGGGAACAAGAACATCTTCACCGTGTCTGACCTGAAGCCAGACACGCAGTACTACTTTGACATGTTTGCAGTGAACACCAACACCAACATGAGCACCGCCTATGTCGGCACCTTTGCCAGGACCAAGGAGGAGGCGAAGCAGAAAACAGTTGAGCTGAAGGATGGCAAAGTTACAGATGTGTTCATTAAAAGAAAGGGAGCCAAATTTCTACGTTTTGCCCCTGTTTCATCTCACCAAAAAGTCACCTTTTCCATTCATTCCTGCCTGGATGCTGTTCAGATCCAAGTTAGGAGGGATGGAAAACTCCTCTTGTCTCAAAGCGTGGAGGGCGTGCGGCAGTTCCAGCTCCGggggaaagcaaaagctaaaTACCTTATTAGGCTGAAGGGCAGCAAGAAAGGCGCTTCCATGCTGAAGATCCTGGCTACAACCAGGCCTAACAAGCAGTcgttcccttcccttcccgaAGACACGCGGATCAAAGCCTTTGACAAGCTCCGCACGTGTTCCTCGGTCACCGTGGCATGGCTGGGCACGCAGGAGAGGAACAAATTCTGCATCTACAAGAGGGAAGTGGATGACAATTACAAcgaagagcagaagaaaagagagcagaacCAGTGCTTGGGTCCAGACACGAGGAAGAAGTCGGAAAAGGTTCTGTGTAAATACTTCCACAGCCAGAACATCCAGAAAGCAGTGACCACAGAGACAATCAGAGGCCTGCAGCCTGGCAAGTCCTACCTGCTGGATGTTTACGTGATAGGGCACGGCGGGCACTCGGTGAAATACCAGAGCAAACTGGTGAAGACCAGGAAGTTCTGTTAG